The genomic DNA TGTTTCATCCacaatatctaataatataaatcagaATATTTATGTTGTGTGCTTaaacaagttttatttaaaagtagagattgtaaaatatattaacgaaCCTTTTCTTCCAAAACATGTTTGTCGAGTACTACTACGTCATTATTTGAAACACTGGAACTTTTCTCCAAGCATTGTGCTTTTCTTTTCATTGAAGAATACTTCTTTTTTTGAGAGGAAAATTTTGTGCGAACTGTCCACAATCGAAATTCGATGAATCCTTGTCTAGTTTTGGGATCATAATAATGTtcctaaaatttattatgaatatttgtgataaatattaataatgtatggTAAGAAATGCCATTGAAAATAGGTTTCTTGAACTTACATAACCATTACATCCTgtcacattattttttaatagaggAAATTCGGAAACGATGGCACTTGCAAGTGATACTTTGACTTTATCTGGAGGATAACTagaacaaaatgttattttggtATTTGAGACTTTTGCggtatacataattaattcgaGGCATTTCAGTTcactaaaaattctttattaggAAGAGGCGCTTATAAggtaaattgaaatatacatGAAACGTCAAAATAAGAATCAGAAAAAATGCGACTTCAATTCGGAAATCAAGCTTCGAATTACTTGTACTATTATGATAgcgatcaattaaaaaaataataaaatatttacgtacTAATTGTTTTGTGCTAAAATAAGCTCAGCCACAACGATACGCACAAGGGCTTTTCTATCAGATTCATTAAAAGAACCTTTACGAATAGCTTTCAATATAGAGACACCTTGCTCATGATTTTCAAGTGTTTTCTCCACAGTTCCATAGcgctgaaaataaaataaaagaataaaaatatatctaactTAGAGaacatacaaaaaatcttcatcgtaaatttattttttttaatataaatattttaccgagaatatatttaaattcgcTTCTGATTGTGATGAAAACTGTTGGGGATGATCttctagtaaattttttgtggAAAGTACTTTATTTGGGCCAATAGAACCGGTTATttcattgaatatattttgtgataaatGTTGACTTGATGTTGCAgtattttcaaacattataatttcttcatttttttcttcttgtagaattttatgtaGATTATCAATGGGAATGTTTTCCAATATTACCtaagaaaagttttatgggaaataaaatatataaaataagaaataaatatataggttaaattaataaataatttaacatatatattatattgtatgcATAGTAGAACAAACTTACAGttgatttacattttaattcatgaagaaactttgttattatttttctggGTCCTAGTTTAATTTGTAGTTCTTTTAAATCTGATTCTGAAAGCTCTAAGAGAGCTTCTCCATTGATAGATTGttctgaaacaaaaagaaacaaaatatgcatttcaagtaactagttaaaaaaaagCGAAATAGGCCACATCGTAatattgacaaaaattaaattagtcatactagaagaaaaaaatatcagaaaaataatgcaagaaaacagtaacaaaaatattatcctgaattaagaaaattgatttttatcagtattcaAAAAAAAGGACTAGCTGTTATAGCTTTTgctagataaaataaaagattaaaaaataattttaaatatttaaaaataatattaaaataattttaatataataataaagaacttgtacataatattataaaaaacgcCTAAAAATATAGTGATAAAGTTTGATTTGAATAAATGTCACACAAGATAACAGATTAAATGATAGTTgcagttttctataattacaaaacataTGTTAAAAAGCAATAGTCAACCATTAAAAAACTTACTTTAATTTCTGTGTTTGATAGtatcaattttaaagtatCTATTATTGGCACATATTGATAAGTTTTAAGTACAATTTTAGGTGTATATGTTCCAGTTTTgctatgtaataaattttccatGCGGTAACCAAGAGGAATCTCTATAGGTTCAATATAaccacaattaatttttaatgcctTTATCTGGCCTTTCAAAGTATGAAGATCGTCAAAAGGATTTTCAAAATCAAAGTTGGAAAGTAATTCAACAACTTCAAGATCTTCAGTAGCATTTCTTGcttgaaaatatttgagaaCTTTATTCTTGAAGAATTTAGCTAAATTCAAAATCACTTCTTCGAATTCGTCCAAAACATCGCTCAAAATACTGCCAGTTATAGATCCCTTGGATTGAAGTCTTGCAATTACTCTGATAATTGAAGTatacaaatcaaaatttaaattttcataaacatCTTCATAATTTTCCATGTCGGTTACTTCTTCCATTGCAGCATTATCTTCAGAAAATTCATCTTCATTATTATCAGGATTGGGTAACtggttaaaaaattgaaaattaataataaagttatagttaataacttttaacttaattaatttttaatgatttaatttttaattttaattatttttgaaacttatttacttttttttaaagttaaaacttttgtttaggtaaaaaaaaataaaataaaaatacattcctgcataaaaacaatattttttgttattttatataattaatagtatagcttaatttacaaataaaataataaaaagtttgataataCTAATCGTATTgaatctatttaaattaaaatagaattactttttaatttaatataaataagggttctctttaaaattatcttttattttaacttaagttaatttaatcttaattttttaatttaatcttaacattactttaattaagttagttttttatttatggaatatttaacttaagtttattttataatccattaattttattttaatttagttaaaaaaatatattaacttacccaatcctgattattattaacaataaattcagACTCTAAGTCATCATTATATCTGTATTTATGACATTGACGTATATGCCTccttaatgtataaaaatatttaaaatttcgccAACATCCATCTTGACCACATTTAAAACCAGTATTTCCTATTCCTCGATGAATAGTAAGTCCGTGAGAAATTCGTAAATGTCGCACTAAACCATTTAATCCTTTGGGAATATGTTGGTAACATATGTAGCAATTCAAACGTtccatttcaatattttaaaacgctGTAACAATTCTAATCCAAATCGATATCAATATTCAAATCTAAGACTGttataatttccaaaattcatctgaagttaaaaaatgattattgaaaaaccaatatatttcttattgggagatattatttattattttttaataattattttttaaaaacagtttGTTTTTTTGAGTTTTGATAACAAATTCTATGAATATTGACAATCATGTTTTTGTTAATCAATATGATATCAAAAATCAAGaacataaaagaatattaattcaatCATTCAGAATGCTTACctagaaaaatattagcaGTTAATTCGTTTTGTGTAagatccaatattttttctgctACTTTTCCTGGTGACCATTTCATAATATCACtcatatctataaaatttttactgataaactgaaaattatctgaaatattgaaatgcaTATTCAAGATGCAATTCACTTGACGCCACAAATGTTTCGAAGCTTGATTAACTAATTAGAACcaagaattttatgaattgaTTAATCGAAAAATGCTTTGAAGCggtttgtagcgtcaagtaaATCGCACCTTCAGATAGACAACTTTGTACATTATGTaagcacgcacacacacatgcacgcacgtATGTATGCACAAatgcacgcacacgcacgcgcgcgcgcgcgcgcgcgcacacacacacacacacacacacacacacacacacacaccactaCACCACACCATACACACACGTGCATACATACGTGCGTGTACGTACGTATGCATGCGTATGCGCatgcatgtatatgtatgcatgCGTGTACagattttctttcaaaaatgtattactttataaaatata from Monomorium pharaonis isolate MP-MQ-018 unplaced genomic scaffold, ASM1337386v2 scaffold_363, whole genome shotgun sequence includes the following:
- the LOC118648298 gene encoding uncharacterized protein LOC118648298, with product MSDIMKWSPGKVAEKILDLTQNELTANIFLEQSINGEALLELSESDLKELQIKLGPRKIITKFLHELKCKSTVILENIPIDNLHKILQEEKNEEIIMFENTATSSQHLSQNIFNEITGSIGPNKVLSTKNLLEDHPQQFSSQSEANLNIFSRYGTVEKTLENHEQGVSILKAIRKGSFNESDRKALVRIVVAELILAQNNYYPPDKVKVSLASAIVSEFPLLKNNVTGCNGYEHYYDPKTRQGFIEFRLWTVRTKFSSQKKKYSSMKRKAQCLEKSSSVSNNDVVVLDKHVLEEKILWMKHKLPSDSNKELIKKCLKETFSNRRQWIISSGPVISNIFEKYPRLLDYNGEMIEQDFNIIYPNCEDNFLAKFPSYYTTKILGYIIKYRSDIMKKTNNLPVNDDALRALIALTLLLPPSNSLKKINADDPKNKDKKLQKRDKENILNTITEVPNPHLIKIFPKGTNLPYTEQNLRTETDGNVQPYIMCILGQEKNTFFVQGDEWFFMLPHRATPIAAFDLLFKLYQVLHVSYPLSLLNFYNFIESFIYLINVNPSNTVSSLHINICNVVEDAEVGEPSREV